ATGTTATAAAAGATGAATGTAGGTTCCATTTAAGATTAGGAATCAAGCTGCCATCTTGCGTCCCCGCGTGTGTGCACCTAATTTCAGCTGGTCCGCCCGAGACCCCCTGAGCGCCAACCCTAGTCCCCCGCGCGGTCCCATTTCCGCTCCAACAAGATGAAAGAAACTATCATGAACCAGGAGAAACTCGCCAAACTGCAAGCACAAGTGCGCATTGGTGGGAAAGGAACTGCTCGCCGAAAGAAGAAGGTGGTTCATAGAACAGCTACAGCAGATGATAAAAAACTTCAGTTCTCCTTAAAGAAGTTAGGGGTAAACAATATCTCTGGTATTGAAGAAGTGAATATGTTCACAAACCAAGGAACAGTGATCCACTTTAACAACCCCAAAGTTCAGGCATCGCTGGCAGCGAATACTTTCACCATTACAGGCCATGCTGAGACAAATCAGCTGACAGAAATGCTACCCAGTATCTTAAACCAACTTGGTGCAGACAGTCTGACTAGTTTAAGAAGACTGGCTGAAGCTCTGCCCAAACAATCTGTGGATGGAAAAGCACCACTTGCTACCggagaggatgatgatgatgaagttcCAGATCTTGTGGAGAATTTTGATGAAGCTTCCAAGAATGAAGCAAACTGAATTGAATCAACTTCTGAAGAAGATAAAACTTAAAGAAGTCACTGAGAG
This genomic interval from Neovison vison isolate M4711 chromosome 1, ASM_NN_V1, whole genome shotgun sequence contains the following:
- the LOC122909508 gene encoding transcription factor BTF3-like yields the protein MKETIMNQEKLAKLQAQVRIGGKGTARRKKKVVHRTATADDKKLQFSLKKLGVNNISGIEEVNMFTNQGTVIHFNNPKVQASLAANTFTITGHAETNQLTEMLPSILNQLGADSLTSLRRLAEALPKQSVDGKAPLATGEDDDDEVPDLVENFDEASKNEAN